TGCAGCTACAATTTCTCCAGAACATTTTCAACCACATGTTGACTTATATCCTGACTTCCAAGAAGCAGCTGAGGCATATAAAGCAGGTACAGAACCATTCCTTCATTACAATAAGGTTTTTatgcaaaattttaataatttacaccTTAACTACATATTCCTACATATATCTACAATTCTCATTCCCAATTATTCATTCAAGCTGAAGTTTCAGCAGAACATCTACAAGGAAATATTGAGGAAGAACCAGTAATTGATGAAGTAGCTGAGGCACAACAAGCAGGTAATATATTCTCTATAACTCCATAATACTGTTCATATCTACATAGATCTACACTTATCTACAGAAGGTGAAGTTCCACAGTCGCTAATTCACGGTGTGACTGTGACTGAAGTTGTTCCTGAAGGCATTGATAAAAAAGTTGTTCCTGAAGGCATTGAAAACAAAGGTTTGACATTGGATGACTTTGAGCTGCCAGAAAACTTATCACAGTTGGTCATGTATGGCGAGCCCATACGAGATGAATCAACCCCTGTTCATCCCGGTAGAACCAGGCAACCGGGAAAACATGCACGATCACCTTTCACATCTTTGTATAGTTCTGGAGGCAGCACATCTGTTGGACCTAAATTTTTTTATCTCAAGCACCCCTTCACAAGTGTCATAGGTGAAAATGTAGATCCTGAATTGACAGAAAGGTTCACCAACTGGTTATACATTCGTAGTGATAAAATATCTAGGAGGTATGAATGCTTCATTTTACACTGTCTGTTCACCATTTTTATACTTTAAAATTGTAATTCATTTTgtcaattttttgtatttgatcATCTTTTTTTGTTATTACAGGAGGAAATGTTACTTTTCCAAGAAggataaccaaatcaagccttggttggattttggttgtGAAAAGATTGATAAGAAGGACTGGTTTTATGACCTTGCTCACCCCGGACAAGTCATCAATAACACAGTAAGTATAAAGAACATAATCATTCACAATATCTGTTTTGTCTTCAGCTGTGTAGTGTAATTGTAGTTTATTTTTCAGCTATGATGTGtaattgtagtaatattgtagacaACATATATATGTTACTATATTTATGTCTCAGCTGTGAAATTTTGCTTTTTATGGACCTTATGTATCATATGTGATGATGATTGTATGTACAAACtggaattttggtacttttgactgACTTGGAATCTCCGTGTACCACAACTGTAGTTAccttgtagtaatattgtagagcTTGTGATTGTGCCTATTAATATTAACTGTAGGTTGAACTTGCTGATTATTGGGACCTTAAGTTAGGTGGTATGTTTCATTTGTTCCTCTGTATAGTGAATAAATGTAGACAGTGCATAAATATAGTTAATGTGTAGTTGTTTTGTAGTCTGATGGGTCAATTGTACATATAGTACTTGTTCACTATGGTTCATACAAACTACAATTAAATTACATTTTGTGAGGTACTTGGACTAACTGTTATATTTCTGTAGTTATAGTGTAGCTAATTTGCAGCAATCTGTTAGAGTTTTTAATAAATTCAAATTGTAGTTAATCTGTAGCTGTCTTGTAGACAAGTGTGGTTACACCGTACCTTATTGtatatgtttattctattttggcAGCACATTGATGTTATTATGTATTATCTGCGAAAAAGAGGCAAATATGGCCCCAACAATAATACTAGGTTCACAACCACGGATTGCTTGTTCAAGACAAAGATTGAAAGAATCTATGACAAGTTCATAAGTTCTCCACCGGAACAAAGGTATTCGGTTGTTAAACCCGAGGATGATGTTGGAGAATATATTCTTGGGTACAGAATTCTTGCTAATGTTGCCTGGGATCTTGTTGACTATGTGCTCATACCTGTGAACCTTGTAGAGAACTTCCATTGGTTGTTGCTAGTTTTTGACATAAAGGACAGACAACTTTATGTTTATGATTCCATGGTGAGAGCAAACCGTCATAAAACAGTTGAGACATTGGTTGACAAGTTTTCAATCATTATCCCTCTGTATTTGTCATGCACTGGTTTCTATGGTAAACGTAAAGACATTAACTTCAAGAGCACAAAGGCATACATCGAGAAACCAGTTACGGACCCTCTCGACATACAATGGATGGTTGCTGAGATTCCACAACAAAAGGAAGGCTCAGTGTAAAAAAATAATCTCCCTTTCTAtatgtttaatttttttattttaatcatttgTTATATAATGAAAAATTCTCATCTTATGcagcgattgtggtgtatttgtggCTGCATTTGCGGAGTATGTTAGCCTTGGAGATTTGGCAATCCCAAAGGAAGATCTTTCTGATATTGACCAACACCGTAGACGCTATGGAGCTCTACTGTGGGACTATGCaacaaagaagcaagaagatgGGTCAATCAGTGAGAGTGAGGTTACTGGCAGGCTAGCAAGGAGGAAGGGTGCTCCGGCAAAAAACGAGAGGACTAGAGTGCAACGAAAGAAGAAATAGACTATTGTGTTCCTAGTttggtctgtgaaatttggtagttGAATTGGAAAACAATGTAGGAAATATGTCATTTTGGTTTTCTACAACACTTTTTGTTGATTACATTATACTCGAGTACTCTGATTACATTTTTACAGCAACAACTTTGTCTTACAATTTGACTTTAATCTTCAAGTTATTTTTATAAATACCTTCAAGTGCCAAGTAATATCTGTATATAACTGTCATTTGTTACACAGcagaaagataaaataaatacagGAATCATATAAATAATTTAGCCATCTTTTATCAACAAGGTTTatcaaaaaaattcaatttatctaCATTTAAACTACGTCAAACTACATTTTAACTACAACTCCTCTACATATGAATAACAGGACTACAGTTCTAACACAGTTAAACTACATATTCACTACAATCTGGATACAATTTACGTTGAATGCATTCTTTATTAATATCAGTTTTTTTGTATACAGTAAATATTAAAGTTTAACTATTCTATAAAAAAAAGACAACTTTAGATGCTTGACAGAATACATAAAAACATAAATAGTGCAGATACACAAATTGATGTTTATACTTCTTATTCATCTTCAAAAACTTAAACAATTACACAAGAAAATCCGATAATTTGAGCTCACTAACATTTATTTTGAATAACTATTCTAACTACATGATATTCATTTCTTTTTCGGCGCATTCTTGCAAGttcttttgttatgcccttcaccTCCACAATTGCCACATGACACCTTGTATTTCTTTGACTTTATTTCATCAAATGTTTTATATCTTTCCTTGTGAGGTCTCCCTGGCTGCCTTTTATCTCCCGCCGGTGGCTTTACTACCTCATCCAAAATATGTTGTGGCACATCCCATTTGCCTTCATCAGGAAGAGGATTTACTGGCATTTCATAGGTAAGCAGAAGGCTCTTCCTTGTGTAATACGGAGAGCAATAGTTTTCGTATGTTTCATTCCTATGCCTTAATGCTGCCAAAGCATGCGCACATGGaagttcatcaagttggaattgtccacagctacatttcttgttttctagacacacaatgtaccgcttcacaccatctaacacagtatgtatatgatctgttgaagccctcacctacaattgaagaccaaacagaaataataatacatcaATCATTAAAATGGATTATCAACAATTTACCTACAAATCAGCAACAAATATATTACAGCTCATCTACAAACTATTATTACCGACAATTTGACTACAGTTTAACTACAATCTGGAAAAACTGCAGCTAGTACTTTTTTGATTCTACTGCACCAAAAAAAATATCTTACCCTTAGTTTCTGAGATAATGTACTGTTGTCTTCCAATTCTTTGTTGTATTTGTGACCAAGGTATGTGAAAGTACCCTTTGCCTTCGATAACTTTTCTTTTGTC
The Nicotiana sylvestris chromosome 11, ASM39365v2, whole genome shotgun sequence DNA segment above includes these coding regions:
- the LOC138880758 gene encoding uncharacterized protein, with amino-acid sequence MNVINKRFDLDESKFAGSSTKNNYQHQGENNQQFQFNAGDQLHGSTSNTATISPEHFQPHVDLYPDFQEAAEAYKAAEVSAEHLQGNIEEEPVIDEVAEAQQADLHLSTEGEVPQSLIHGVTVTEVVPEGIDKKVVPEGIENKGLTLDDFELPENLSQLVMYGEPIRDESTPVHPGRTRQPGKHARSPFTSLYSSGGSTSVGPKFFYLKHPFTSVIGENVDPELTERFTNWLYIRSDKISRRRKCYFSKKDNQIKPWLDFGCEKIDKKDWFYDLAHPGQVINNTHIDVIMYYLRKRGKYGPNNNTRFTTTDCLFKTKIERIYDKFISSPPEQRYSVVKPEDDVGEYILGYRILANVAWDLVDYVLIPVNLVENFHWLLLVFDIKDRQLYVYDSMVRANRHKTVETLVDKFSIIIPLYLSCTGFYGKRKDINFKSTKAYIEKPVTDPLDIQWMVAEIPQQKEGSVDCGVFVAAFAEYVSLGDLAIPKEDLSDIDQHRRRYGALLWDYATKKQEDGSISESEVTGRLARRKGAPAKNERTRVQRKKK